In Carya illinoinensis cultivar Pawnee chromosome 6, C.illinoinensisPawnee_v1, whole genome shotgun sequence, a single genomic region encodes these proteins:
- the LOC122312824 gene encoding agamous-like MADS-box protein AGL62, with product MVKKKPSMGRQKIPIAKIPKKNHLQVTFSKRRSGLFKKASELCTLCGVEIAILVFSPAEKVFSFGHPDVESILDRYLTRNHLPAPDQSGAQQLVDAHRNANVRDLNARLTQVLNQLEAEKKLGESLHQMRKASQKQFWWEAPINELGLHELEQLKVSMEELKKNVAKQTNKISSIAGASSTLYSSPALYGVNQYDHIGGSAGFFESKPTGFVNNIASTSTMPNHHVYNLGYGHGLF from the coding sequence ATGGTGAAAAAGAAGCCGAGCATGGGTCGCCAAAAGATTCCGATAGCTAAAATACCCAAGAAAAATCATCTGCAAGTAACGTTCTCGAAACGTCGTTCAGGACTCTTCAAGAAGGCAAGCGAGCTTTGCACGCTTTGTGGGGTTGAGATTGCCATCCTTGTCTTCTCCCCAGCAGAAAAGGTATTCTCCTTTGGCCACCCTGACGTTGAATCCATTCTCGACAGATATCTTACTCGAAACCATCTACCGGCGCCGGATCAGTCTGGTGCTCAACAACTCGTTGATGCTCATCGAAATGCCAACGTTCGGGATCTCAACGCACGCCTGACTCAAGTCCTGAACCAATTGGAAGCCGAGAAAAAGCTGGGAGAATCTCTCCATCAAATGAGGAAAGCTAGCCAAAAGCAGTTCTGGTGGGAAGCCCCCATCAATGAGCTTGGATTGCATGAGCTGGAGCAACTGAAGGTTTCCATGGAGGAGCTGAAGAAGAACGTGGCAAAACAAACCAACAAGATATCATCCATTGCCGGCGCCTCTTCTACTCTTTATTCTTCCCCAGCCTTGTATGGGGTGAATCAATATGATCACATAGGAGGAAGTGCTGGGTTTTTTGAAAGCAAACCAACTGGGTTTGTTAATAATATTGCTAGTACTTCCACAATGCCTAATCATCATGTCTATAACTTGGGTTACGGACATGGCCTTTTCTGA
- the LOC122314158 gene encoding aspartate--tRNA ligase, chloroplastic/mitochondrial-like: protein MSFLLFRAFPLISLRFNSLSFLPSILKPSPKKRQRNRAVFSVCASSSTSGTRIPIPKSSSSLLENSLEWVSRTGFCGHLTVADLGKRVRLCGWVALHRVHGGLTFLNLRDHTGTVQITTLPDEFPDAHSTINDSRLEYVVSVEGIVRSRPSESVNKKMKTGLIEVTAEHVQVLNAVKSKLPFLVTTAEDAKDSIKEEIRLRYRCLDLRRQQMNYNIMLRHKVVKLIRRYLEDTHGFVEIETPILSRSTPEGARDYLVPSRVQPGTFYALPQSPQLFKQMLMVSGFDKYYQIARCFRDEDLRADRQPEFTQLDMEMAFTPLEDMLRLNEDLIRKVFLEIKGVQLPNPFPRLTYADAMNRYGSDRPDLRFDLELRDVSDIFSESPFRVFSDTLKSGGVIKVICVPSGAKNYSNTALKKGDIYNEAIKAGAKGLPFLKVIDDGGLEGISAMVSSLDPTNKERLLSRCSAGPGDLMLFAVGQDASVNRTLDRLRVFVAHELGLVDHSRHSILWVTDFPMFEWNDSDQRLEALHHPFTAPNPEDMNDLASARALAYDMVYNGVEIGGGSLRIYKREIQLKVLEIVGISPLQAEAKFGYLLEALDMGAPPHGGIAYGLDRLVMLLAGASSIRDVIAFPKTTTAQCALTRAPSEVDPQQLKDLSFQTR from the exons ATGTCCTTCCTCCTCTTCAGAGCCTTCCCTCTAATATCCCTCCGcttcaactctctctctttcctccccTCAATTCTTAAACCCTCCCCCAAAAAACGTCAAAGAAACAGAGCCGTTTTCTCCGTCTGCGCTTCCTCATCCACCTCCGGGACCCGCATTCCCATCCCCAAATCTTCATCATCCCTGCTCGAAAACTCTCTCGAATGGGTCAGCCGGACCGGTTTCTGCGGTCACTTAACCGTCGCAGATTTGGGTAAACGGGTTCGGCTCTGCGGGTGGGTCGCGCTCCACCGCGTCCACGGTGGTCTCACCTTTCTTAATCTCAGAGACCATACCGGTACCGTTCAG ATTACAACGCTGCCTGATGAGTTCCCTGATGCGCATAGCACTATCAATGACTCGAGGCTTGAGTATGTGGTCTCCGTGGAAGGCATTGTTCGATCTCGGCCTAGTGAGTCGGtcaacaagaaaatgaaaaccgGTTTGATAGAG GTTACTGCAGAGCATGTTCAAGTATTGAATGCTGTGAAATCGAAGCTACCATTCCTAGTTACTACGGCAGAGGATGCAAAAGATTCCATTAAGGAGGAGATTCGTTTGAG ATATCGATGTCTTGATCTGCGGCGGCAGCAAATGAATTACAACATAATGCTGCGACATAAGGTGGTTAAACTTATTCGAAGATATCTGGAGGACACACATGGTTTTGTAGAG ATTGAGACTCCAATACTCTCTAGATCTACTCCAGAAGGTGCACGGGATTATTTGGTACCCTCCAGAGTTCAG CCAGGAACATTCTATGCTTTGCCTCAAAGCCCGCAACTGTTTAAGCAGATGTTAATGGTCTCTGGTTTCGATAAGTATTATCAAATAGCAAG ATGTTTTCGAGATGAAGATCTAAGAGCAGATAGACAACCTGAATTCACGCAGCTAGATATGGAAATGGCTTTCACTCCTTTGGAGGACATGTTGAGGCTTAATGAGGATTTGATCAGAAAG GTTTTTCTGGAGATAAAAGGTGTTCAGCTACCGAACCCTTTCCCAAGGCTTACATATGCTGATGCAATGAATCGATATGGTTCTGACAGGCCAGATCTTAGATTTGATCTTGAGTTGAGAGAT GTATCTGATATTTTTTCAGAATCCCCCTTCAGGGTTTTTTCAGATACATTGAAAAGTGGGGGGGTTATCAAAGTGATCTGCGTGCCCTCAGGTGctaaaaattattcaaatacagCTCTTAAGAAAGGTGATATTTACAATGAAGCTATAAAAGCTGGAGCTAAGGGTTTGCCTTTCCTGAAGGTCATAGATGATG GGGGTCTTGAGGGAATTTCTGCAATGGTATCAAGTTTGGATCCTACAAACAAAGAACGACTGCTGAGTCGATGCTCTGCTGGACCAGGTGATCTTATGTTGTTTGCAGTGGGTCAAGACGCATCAGTAAATAGAACTCTTGATCGTCTGAGGGTGTTTGTGGCTCACGAGTTGGGGTTGGTTGACCAT TCCAGGCATTCAATTTTGTGGGTCACTGATTTCCCGATGTTTGAGTGGAATGATTCAGACCAGAGGCTCGAG GCCTTGCATCACCCCTTCACTGCTCCAAATCCAGAAGACATGAATGATCTTGCCTCTGCTCGTGCGTTGGCGTATGACATGGTTTACAATGGAGTAGAG ATTGGTGGGGGAAGTTTGAGAATATATAAACGTGAGATACAACTAAAGGTTTTAGAAATTGTCGGCATCTCCCCGCTACAG GCTGAAGCAAAGTTTGGCTATCTTCTGGAGGCATTAGACATGGGTGCTCCTCCACATG GAGGAATCGCTTATGGATTAGATAGATTGGTTATGTTGTTGGCGGGTGCTAGTTCTATCAGGGATGTCATAGCTTTCCCAAAGACAACAACCGCACAGTGTGCCCTCACCCGGGCACCATCGGAGGTGGATCCCCAGCAATTGAAGGATCTATCGTTTCAAACCCGATAG
- the LOC122312327 gene encoding agamous-like MADS-box protein AGL61: protein MAMATTDQKIKKITQGRRKIEIKQLENKSTKHVTFSKRRAGLFKKASELCVLCGVDIAIIAYSPGEKAYSFGHPNVDTVLNSYLNGNAVPTAYSAVNPWPVEEFNKDYAESLKELEDEKKRLADIDQDLTSKKKMGNNIGFLWDEPIDEMGIEELEQYLAAMKEMRAKATDQYLRMRNSINKLQTSDYNHGVLGYEGLGDYHHDQYGNNCLSGSGTGEDIGSTNTGGFGFGINNYQFGNLSTGGDINGGDFGASSSTTGFGLGNYQFCSNLSTAPGSGGYGVGDYDHHVVTSGTAGYGFGVQ from the coding sequence ATGGCCATGGCTACCACAGAtcagaaaatcaagaaaatcacTCAAGGCCGACGGAAAATTGAAATAAAGCAACTGGAAAATAAAAGCACCAAGCACGTCACATTCTCCAAGCGGCGGGCAGGCCTCTTCAAGAAGGCGAGCGAGCTGTGCGTGTTGTGCGGCGTCGATATAGCCATCATAGCTTACTCTCCTGGAGAAAAGGCCTACTCCTTCGGTCACCCCAACGTCGATACTGTCCTCAACTCTTATCTCAATGGAAACGCTGTCCCTACTGCGTACTCAGCCGTGAATCCTTGGCCCGTGGAGGAGTTTAACAAAGACTACGCGGAGTCACTCAAGGAGTTGGAGGACGAGAAGAAACGGTTGGCAGATATTGATCAGGATCTGACgtcgaagaagaagatgggGAACAATATTGGGTTCTTGTGGGACGAGCCGATCGATGAGATGGGGATAGAGGAGCTCGAGCAGTACTTGGCAGCCATGAAAGAGATGAGGGCAAAAGCAACAGATCAGTACTTGAGGATGCGAAACTCAATAAACAAATTGCAGACATCAGATTATAATCATGGGGTACTGGGCTATGAAGGTTTAGGGGATTATCATCATGATCAGTATGGTAATAATTGTCTGAGTGGAAGCGGTACCGGAGAAGATATTGGTAGTACTAATACAGGTGGTTTTGGGTTCGGGATCAATAATTATCAGTTTGGTAATCTGAGTACTGGGGGTGATATTAATGGTGGTGATTTCGGAGCAAGTTCTAGTACTACTGGTTTTGGGTTAGGGAATTATCAGTTTTGCAGTAATCTGAGTACTGCGCCTGGGAGTGGCGGCTATGGTGTTGGTGATTATGATCATCACGTCGTAACTAGTGGTACTGCTGGTTATGGATTTGGAGTACAATGA